Proteins encoded in a region of the Pseudomonas viciae genome:
- a CDS encoding DMT family transporter, which yields MDKTLRRGSLEMTAAMLISGTIGWFVLVSGLPVLDVVFWRCVFGAATLLLICAGFGFLRPGILTRTTFLLAVLSGVAIVGNWVLLFASYSRASIAIGTAVYNVQPFMLVGLAALFLGEKITAQKLLWLAVSFLGMLAIVSAHGEQGQGGDDYLLGIALALGAALLYAIAALIIKRLTGTPPHLIALIQVSTGVLLLAPWANFSALPQHAEAWASLLTLGMVHTGVMYVLLYSAIQRLPTALTGALSFIYPIAAIFVDWFAFGHRLEPLQWLGVAAILLAAAGMQQGWGIKLRRPALS from the coding sequence ATGGACAAGACCCTACGCCGCGGTTCGCTCGAAATGACGGCCGCCATGCTGATTTCCGGAACCATCGGCTGGTTCGTGCTGGTCTCGGGCCTGCCGGTGCTGGATGTGGTGTTCTGGCGCTGCGTGTTCGGTGCCGCCACCTTGTTACTGATCTGCGCCGGTTTCGGCTTCTTGCGTCCGGGCATCCTGACGCGTACGACATTCCTGCTGGCGGTGCTCAGTGGTGTGGCGATTGTCGGCAACTGGGTGTTGTTGTTTGCCTCTTACTCCCGCGCTTCGATTGCCATCGGTACGGCGGTGTACAACGTTCAACCGTTCATGTTGGTGGGGCTGGCGGCGTTGTTCCTCGGGGAAAAGATCACCGCGCAAAAACTGCTCTGGCTGGCGGTGTCGTTTCTTGGAATGTTGGCAATCGTCAGCGCCCACGGTGAGCAAGGGCAGGGTGGCGACGACTATCTGCTGGGCATCGCGTTGGCGCTGGGCGCAGCATTGCTGTATGCCATCGCGGCGCTGATCATCAAGCGCCTGACCGGCACGCCGCCGCATCTGATCGCGCTGATTCAGGTCAGCACCGGTGTATTGCTGTTGGCGCCCTGGGCAAACTTCTCTGCGCTGCCGCAACACGCCGAAGCGTGGGCCAGCCTGCTGACCCTGGGCATGGTGCACACCGGCGTGATGTACGTGTTGTTGTACAGCGCGATTCAACGATTGCCGACTGCGCTCACCGGCGCGCTGTCGTTCATTTATCCGATTGCGGCGATCTTCGTCGATTGGTTTGCCTTCGGTCATCGCCTCGAGCCGCTGCAATGGCTGGGGGTGGCGGCGATCCTGTTGGCGGCGGCGGGTATGCAACAGGGCTGGGGCATCAAGTTGCGTCGCCCAGCCCTGTCGTAG
- a CDS encoding DAHL domain-containing protein: MSTLIKKYKWPALLAVALIVFSALIFFLIKSYTYDSSTYFESRDFIRQLKQSDANWSVKILRKKIGLNNNLSLAPPLEANSRWEQLERLNNAGPLAALWASRRQGYVDAVKNKTLLVEQFQQHNANLRTSLDALPLVEDQIQTLLKDMNIESPTQRLTAASNILELTLTTLEYTLYVTSSKAKEVQSQLDEFEQYIAQLPAAHQPPFIILTQHIKTIIQEQPIVNDLLDRISVIPVAQELDNITELLNETQRRTAATDRQYHIYLAVCASLMALFMIYLAVRLVRSYAVINQINHELQSSNERLEERVQERTRELMEAERELVEAARMAGMAEIATNVLHNVGNVLNSVNISADLVTRKLRSSKTQGLAKAVKMMNEHAEDLGQFITFDEKGKLLPRYFNELVDSIATEQAQLIEELAQLTKSIDHIKEIVTTQQSYAGAARLIETLNISDLFEDALRMNSGALSRHHVTVIKDYQDVPTIAGDKHRLLLILINLISNAKFAMSHVSDHPREMTLGIRILDQTTLCLSVKDRGEGIAPENLARIFNHGFTTRKDGHGFGLHSCALAAVEMHGRLHVHSDGPGQGALFTLEIPLELAHS; this comes from the coding sequence GTGAGCACCCTTATCAAAAAATATAAATGGCCGGCCTTACTGGCTGTCGCGCTGATTGTCTTTTCCGCACTGATATTCTTTTTGATCAAGTCATACACCTACGACTCTTCGACCTACTTCGAATCCCGCGACTTCATTCGTCAGCTCAAACAATCGGATGCGAACTGGAGCGTCAAGATCCTGAGGAAAAAGATCGGCCTCAACAACAACCTGTCGCTGGCCCCACCGCTTGAAGCGAATAGCCGATGGGAGCAGTTGGAGCGACTCAATAACGCAGGGCCCCTGGCGGCGCTTTGGGCGTCCAGGCGCCAGGGCTATGTGGATGCGGTCAAGAACAAGACCCTGCTGGTCGAGCAATTCCAGCAACACAACGCCAATCTGCGCACATCCCTGGATGCGCTGCCGCTTGTCGAAGACCAGATTCAAACGTTGCTCAAGGACATGAACATCGAAAGCCCTACGCAGCGCCTGACCGCGGCGTCGAATATTCTTGAGCTGACACTGACCACCCTGGAATACACCCTCTATGTGACGTCAAGCAAAGCCAAGGAAGTGCAAAGCCAACTGGATGAGTTTGAGCAATACATTGCCCAGTTGCCTGCCGCCCATCAGCCACCCTTCATCATCCTGACCCAGCACATCAAGACCATTATCCAGGAACAACCGATCGTCAATGATCTGCTTGACCGCATCAGCGTGATTCCGGTCGCCCAGGAACTGGACAACATCACTGAGCTGCTGAACGAGACACAGCGCAGGACCGCCGCAACGGATCGTCAATATCATATCTATCTGGCCGTGTGTGCCAGCCTGATGGCGCTTTTCATGATCTACCTGGCAGTGCGGTTGGTGCGCAGCTACGCCGTCATCAACCAGATCAACCACGAACTGCAATCGTCCAATGAGCGGCTCGAGGAGCGAGTGCAAGAGCGTACTCGCGAGCTGATGGAGGCCGAGCGCGAACTGGTAGAGGCTGCGCGGATGGCGGGAATGGCCGAGATCGCCACGAATGTCTTGCACAACGTCGGGAATGTGCTCAACAGCGTGAATATTTCCGCGGACCTTGTGACGCGGAAATTGCGCAGCAGCAAGACACAGGGCCTCGCAAAAGCGGTAAAAATGATGAATGAACATGCCGAAGACCTCGGCCAGTTCATCACCTTCGATGAAAAAGGCAAATTATTGCCTCGCTACTTCAACGAGCTGGTCGACTCCATCGCCACCGAACAAGCACAGCTCATCGAAGAACTGGCGCAACTGACCAAAAGCATCGACCACATCAAAGAAATCGTCACCACTCAACAATCTTATGCCGGCGCCGCCAGGCTGATCGAAACGCTCAATATCAGTGACCTGTTCGAAGACGCATTACGCATGAACTCGGGTGCACTCAGTCGGCATCACGTCACCGTCATCAAAGATTATCAGGACGTCCCTACGATCGCTGGCGACAAGCACAGGTTGCTGTTGATCCTGATCAACCTCATCAGTAACGCCAAATTTGCGATGTCTCACGTCAGCGATCATCCGCGGGAAATGACGCTGGGGATCCGGATCCTCGATCAGACGACGTTGTGCCTCAGCGTCAAGGATCGAGGCGAGGGCATTGCGCCCGAGAACCTGGCCCGCATCTTCAACCACGGCTTCACGACTCGTAAGGACGGCCATGGCTTCGGCTTGCACAGCTGCGCCCTGGCCGCGGTTGAAATGCATGGCCGCCTCCACGTTCATAGCGACGGGCCGGGACAGGGAGCCTTGTTCACCTTGGAGATTCCACTGGAGCTGGCACACAGCTAA
- a CDS encoding autotransporter outer membrane beta-barrel domain-containing protein, with amino-acid sequence MNLREHGFNRLFNALWVSAPFLLPVPSALAACTLTPTAGNDTYVCDSGTSPGLTDLSGNNRLTMPANGGGVIQGDVTFGAGVDRIEINANGVIQGDVQQGSGIDDFVMNGGTIESLAQGDGLDTFFMTGGTIIGAFEDGDEAKMTGGTIGRVDMKLDDNIFDMSGGQILGNLVTGFGQDTITLSAGRIGGNVSVSGGNDSITVSGGEIVGEVRSSFGDDQLQWSGGLIRSAILMGEGNDTALLSSLDETVLATTPSLDGGLGQDVLSFEGTTSGTGSRYINWETVNLTQGSRLDLNDTLTLGDSATATGTLNIESGSTLTATQGVIAPFTAGQLATLNNAGTVDLTADNSRTDDTLTVQGNYVGNNGQLRLQTVLGADDSPSDKLVVNGATLTGSTAITVTNLNGAGALTTQDGIELVQAQGGAVSDSGAFSLAQAVSAGAFDYRLFKGGVTGNENNWYLRSTVVAGPIAAPSPTLPALPVAVPGAAPIPLYRPEVPTWSVLPPAAAQLTLMALGTFHDRQGDQRLLTETGAFAAGWGRVYGKDLDQTWAGTVTPRLDGSIKGFQVGNDLYSSALSGGQTQRLGFFVGHTELNGDVKGFNLGFQGRHAGKIELDGDSFGLYWTLIDPSGGYVDTVMMGTRLNGDNRSERGVKIDNRGHALTLSAEAGYPFAMAANWVLEPQVQIIHQKVSLDTQDDGISRVEFDSDSARTGRLGARLKGRYQVSGIPVEPYLRANLWHTFSGTDAVTFDNVQRIETQQRASTGELGIGVIVSLAPTVNVYAGADYSNNLDSNQQRSLAGKLGIRIRW; translated from the coding sequence ATGAACTTGCGCGAGCATGGATTCAATCGGCTGTTCAACGCCCTATGGGTATCGGCCCCCTTCCTCCTACCTGTCCCGTCTGCCCTGGCGGCTTGCACGTTGACGCCAACCGCTGGCAATGACACCTATGTCTGCGACAGTGGCACCAGCCCCGGGCTGACGGATCTTTCAGGCAATAACCGCCTGACGATGCCGGCCAATGGTGGCGGCGTCATTCAGGGTGACGTCACTTTTGGCGCCGGAGTCGACAGGATCGAGATTAACGCCAACGGTGTGATTCAGGGCGACGTACAACAAGGCTCCGGCATTGACGATTTCGTCATGAATGGCGGCACCATCGAGTCACTGGCCCAAGGCGACGGCCTCGATACATTTTTCATGACTGGCGGCACCATTATCGGAGCGTTCGAAGACGGCGATGAAGCCAAAATGACCGGTGGCACCATTGGTAGGGTCGACATGAAACTCGACGACAACATTTTCGATATGTCCGGCGGGCAGATTCTCGGCAATTTGGTGACCGGTTTTGGCCAGGACACCATTACCCTGTCCGCAGGACGCATCGGCGGTAACGTGAGTGTCAGCGGCGGCAACGACAGTATTACCGTGAGCGGTGGCGAAATCGTCGGCGAGGTCCGTAGCAGTTTCGGCGATGACCAACTGCAGTGGAGCGGCGGCCTGATTCGCTCGGCCATTTTGATGGGTGAAGGCAACGACACGGCGCTGCTGAGCAGCCTCGATGAAACCGTGCTCGCCACCACACCCAGCCTGGATGGCGGGTTGGGCCAGGACGTTTTGAGCTTCGAAGGCACGACCTCCGGCACCGGCTCCCGCTACATCAACTGGGAAACGGTCAACCTCACCCAAGGCTCGCGCCTGGACCTCAATGACACGCTGACATTGGGCGACAGTGCCACCGCCACCGGGACACTCAACATCGAAAGCGGTAGCACGCTGACGGCGACCCAAGGCGTCATTGCCCCTTTTACTGCCGGTCAACTGGCGACGCTCAACAACGCCGGCACGGTTGACCTTACCGCCGACAACAGCCGCACCGACGATACCCTCACCGTCCAGGGCAATTACGTCGGCAACAATGGCCAGTTGCGCCTGCAAACGGTACTCGGCGCCGACGACTCCCCCAGCGATAAACTGGTGGTCAATGGCGCAACGCTCACCGGCAGTACCGCCATCACGGTCACCAACCTGAACGGCGCGGGCGCCTTGACCACCCAGGACGGCATCGAACTGGTCCAGGCACAAGGCGGGGCTGTCAGCGACAGCGGTGCTTTTTCACTGGCCCAAGCGGTCTCGGCCGGCGCATTCGACTACCGCTTGTTCAAGGGGGGTGTGACCGGCAATGAAAACAACTGGTACCTGCGCTCCACCGTGGTAGCAGGCCCGATAGCGGCGCCCAGTCCGACATTGCCTGCTCTACCTGTCGCGGTGCCCGGTGCCGCGCCGATTCCGTTGTATCGCCCGGAAGTGCCGACCTGGTCGGTGTTGCCTCCTGCTGCGGCGCAACTGACGCTGATGGCCCTGGGCACGTTCCATGACCGCCAGGGTGACCAGCGCTTGCTCACGGAGACCGGGGCATTCGCCGCGGGTTGGGGCCGGGTCTATGGCAAGGATCTGGATCAGACCTGGGCCGGCACCGTAACCCCGCGCCTGGACGGCTCCATCAAGGGCTTTCAAGTAGGCAACGATCTGTACAGCTCGGCGCTGTCCGGCGGCCAGACCCAACGCCTCGGCTTCTTCGTCGGCCATACCGAACTCAATGGCGATGTCAAAGGTTTCAACCTGGGCTTCCAAGGTCGGCACGCCGGCAAGATAGAACTCGACGGCGACAGTTTCGGGCTGTACTGGACCCTCATCGATCCCTCCGGTGGCTACGTCGACACAGTGATGATGGGCACACGGCTGAATGGCGACAACCGTTCCGAACGCGGGGTAAAAATCGACAATCGCGGGCACGCCTTGACCTTATCGGCGGAGGCTGGTTATCCCTTCGCCATGGCCGCCAACTGGGTCCTCGAACCCCAGGTCCAAATCATCCATCAGAAAGTGTCCCTGGACACCCAGGATGACGGGATCTCCAGGGTCGAGTTCGATTCCGACAGTGCCAGGACTGGCCGCCTCGGCGCTCGCCTCAAGGGCCGCTATCAGGTCAGCGGCATACCCGTGGAACCGTATCTGCGTGCCAACCTCTGGCACACTTTTTCCGGCACCGATGCGGTGACGTTCGACAATGTCCAAAGGATCGAAACTCAACAGCGCGCCTCCACTGGCGAACTGGGTATTGGTGTCATCGTGAGCCTGGCCCCCACGGTCAACGTCTACGCCGGGGCGGACTACAGCAACAACCTCGACAGCAATCAGCAGCGCAGTCTGGCCGGCAAACTCGGCATAAGGATCAGATGGTAA
- a CDS encoding Bax inhibitor-1/YccA family protein: protein MREQDYAVNNSVQAEQLEVSRVLRNTYGLLALTLAFSGVMAYVAQQMRVGYPNIFVVLIGFYGLFFLTNKLRDSAWGLVSTFALTGFMGFLLGPILNRYLQMQGGAEVVSSAFAMTALVFGGLSAYVLISRKDMSFLGGFITAGFFVLMGAVLASFFFQISGLQLAISAGFVLFSSVCILYQTSAIIHGGERNYIMATVSLYVSIYNLFVSLLQLFGLMGRDD from the coding sequence ATGCGCGAACAGGATTACGCAGTGAACAACAGCGTGCAGGCTGAGCAGCTAGAGGTTAGCCGCGTCCTGCGCAACACTTATGGCCTGCTGGCCCTCACGCTCGCTTTCAGCGGTGTGATGGCCTACGTCGCACAACAGATGCGCGTGGGTTACCCGAACATCTTCGTCGTGCTGATCGGTTTCTACGGTCTTTTCTTCCTCACCAACAAGCTCCGTGATTCGGCCTGGGGCCTGGTATCGACCTTCGCCCTGACCGGTTTCATGGGTTTCCTGCTCGGCCCGATTCTCAACCGTTACCTGCAGATGCAGGGTGGTGCCGAAGTGGTCAGCTCGGCGTTCGCCATGACCGCACTGGTGTTCGGTGGTCTGTCGGCCTATGTGCTGATCTCCCGCAAGGACATGAGCTTCCTGGGTGGCTTCATCACCGCCGGTTTCTTCGTGTTGATGGGCGCGGTGCTGGCCAGCTTCTTCTTCCAGATCAGCGGCCTGCAACTGGCGATCAGCGCCGGCTTCGTGCTGTTCTCGTCGGTCTGCATCCTGTACCAGACCAGCGCCATCATCCACGGCGGCGAGCGCAACTACATCATGGCGACCGTCAGCCTGTATGTGTCGATCTACAACCTGTTCGTCAGCCTGCTGCAGCTGTTCGGCCTGATGGGCCGCGACGACTGA
- a CDS encoding autotransporter outer membrane beta-barrel domain-containing protein: MKTSLRPQEITTTFYTVSTSLLLLSSMEVQAWPVEETSQPWYGRTSQDSQNAAVSGTDVASNKSPALFTLRNDSGHTQRMGLISGQNQIISNAGGVLMTPAMAEPGKDALNLQGPNLGAYWSLTGPTGWHVDLSASGGRVNGYGRTEQGQRQAAEGNAVTLSVEGGFPIGISTHWVVEPQAQLINQRVTLETPNAESGTRNELNTWSGRVGARLKGNYQVNGLGVEPYVRTNLWHTVQNNDTLTLDKVDKISSSRKSSTVEVGLGLVARVTPLVSLYVSADYSSDVDDNDLNGIITSMGVRMRW, from the coding sequence ATGAAAACCTCCCTCCGCCCACAAGAGATCACCACCACTTTTTACACCGTCTCGACGTCGTTGCTGCTTCTTTCGTCCATGGAGGTTCAGGCCTGGCCTGTCGAAGAGACGTCGCAACCCTGGTACGGTCGAACATCGCAGGACAGCCAGAATGCCGCGGTCAGCGGCACTGACGTGGCATCGAACAAAAGCCCCGCCCTATTCACACTGCGCAACGACAGCGGGCACACCCAGCGTATGGGTCTGATCAGTGGACAAAACCAAATCATCTCCAACGCCGGTGGCGTGCTGATGACGCCAGCCATGGCCGAACCGGGAAAAGACGCGTTGAACCTGCAGGGCCCTAACCTGGGTGCCTACTGGAGCCTGACCGGACCCACCGGCTGGCACGTGGACCTGAGCGCCAGCGGTGGGCGGGTCAACGGCTACGGCCGAACCGAACAAGGCCAGCGCCAGGCTGCCGAAGGCAACGCTGTGACGCTGTCGGTCGAAGGTGGCTTTCCGATCGGCATCAGCACCCACTGGGTGGTCGAACCCCAGGCGCAATTGATCAACCAGCGCGTCACCCTCGAAACACCGAATGCCGAGAGCGGCACCCGTAATGAACTGAACACCTGGAGCGGTCGCGTTGGCGCACGCCTCAAAGGTAATTACCAGGTCAACGGCCTGGGCGTGGAGCCCTACGTGCGAACCAACCTGTGGCATACCGTCCAGAACAACGACACCTTGACCCTGGACAAGGTCGACAAGATCAGCAGCAGCCGCAAATCTTCCACCGTCGAAGTTGGCCTGGGCCTGGTGGCCCGGGTCACGCCGCTGGTAAGCCTGTATGTCAGCGCCGACTACAGCAGTGATGTCGACGACAACGATTTGAACGGCATCATTACCAGCATGGGTGTGCGGATGCGCTGGTAA
- a CDS encoding prohibitin family protein, whose product MTSKTIGSLVAALTGIVLLFVFFGSWYTVDETERGVLLRNGALVGVVEPGLSFKTPFIESVRLISVQSQVTAYEDLQAYSKDQQSAQLKVSVSWHIAPSDVAKVYTQFKDLEGIRDRMISRQVPTQVENVFGKFNAVAAVQNRVQLVNDISTAIKATITGPVIIDSVQVENIDFSDAYEKAIEARMAAEVQVKTREQQLATEQVQAQIRVTQAQAEADSQVAQAKADALATELRGKAEAEAIKARAQALASNQNLVELTKAERWNGVLPTTVLPNGALPFIDIKNQ is encoded by the coding sequence GTGACCAGTAAAACCATCGGATCTCTAGTGGCGGCACTCACAGGCATCGTCCTGTTGTTTGTCTTCTTTGGCAGTTGGTACACGGTCGACGAAACCGAACGCGGTGTTCTGCTGCGCAACGGTGCGCTGGTCGGGGTGGTGGAGCCAGGGCTGTCCTTCAAGACGCCGTTCATCGAGTCGGTACGCCTGATCAGCGTACAAAGCCAGGTTACGGCTTATGAAGACCTCCAGGCCTACAGCAAGGACCAACAGTCCGCGCAGCTCAAGGTATCGGTGTCCTGGCACATCGCGCCTTCCGATGTGGCGAAGGTCTACACCCAGTTCAAGGACCTTGAAGGCATCCGCGACCGGATGATCAGCCGCCAAGTGCCGACCCAGGTCGAAAACGTGTTCGGCAAGTTCAACGCCGTGGCCGCCGTGCAGAACCGTGTTCAGCTGGTCAACGATATTTCAACCGCTATCAAGGCGACCATCACCGGGCCGGTAATCATCGACAGCGTCCAAGTCGAAAACATCGACTTCAGTGACGCTTATGAGAAAGCCATCGAAGCGCGCATGGCGGCCGAAGTACAGGTTAAAACCCGTGAGCAGCAACTGGCGACCGAGCAGGTTCAAGCCCAGATTCGCGTGACCCAGGCCCAGGCGGAAGCCGACTCGCAAGTTGCGCAGGCCAAGGCAGACGCACTGGCCACTGAATTGCGTGGCAAGGCCGAAGCAGAAGCGATCAAGGCTCGCGCCCAGGCCCTGGCCAGTAACCAGAACCTGGTAGAGCTCACCAAAGCCGAACGCTGGAATGGTGTATTACCCACCACCGTGCTGCCGAACGGCGCCCTGCCCTTCATTGACATCAAGAACCAGTAA
- a CDS encoding NADP-dependent glyceraldehyde-3-phosphate dehydrogenase, with product MTTAPLLAKLFPSAAEIPDAYRLEGQIEQREYLVDGVLETWQGPLATVRSPVYLAGPHGDEQVILGSTPLLDAETALTALDAAVRAYDRGQGQWPTMRVAERIRHVETFLARMREQREAVVKLLMWEIGKNLKDSQKEFDRTCDYIVDTINALKELDRRSSRFELEQDTLGQIRRVPLGVALCMGPYNYPLNETFTTLIPALIMGNTVVFKPAKLGVLLIRPLLEAFRDSFPAGVINVIYGSGRETVSALMASGKIDIFAFIGTNKAASDLKKLHPRPHRLRAALGLDAKNPGLVLRDVDLDNAVSEALTGSLSFNGQRCTALKILFVHEDVAPAFIEKFNARLAALKPGMPWEDGVALTPLPEAGKADYLHSLVADALAKGAAVTNAHGGESRSSFFYPAVLYPVNTAMRVYHEEQFGPVVPIVPYRDLNTVVDYVLESDFGQQLSIFGTNPAEVGKLVDTFANQVGRININAQCQRGPDTFPFNGRKNSAEGTLSVHDALRTFSIRTLVATKFQDNNKALISDIIRDRDSNFLSTDYIF from the coding sequence ATGACCACAGCCCCTCTCCTCGCCAAGCTGTTTCCCAGTGCTGCCGAGATCCCGGATGCCTACCGCCTCGAGGGTCAGATCGAGCAACGCGAGTACCTGGTCGATGGCGTCCTGGAAACCTGGCAAGGGCCGCTGGCCACGGTGCGCAGCCCGGTGTACCTGGCCGGCCCCCATGGCGATGAGCAAGTGATTCTTGGCAGTACGCCGCTGCTCGATGCCGAAACAGCCCTCACCGCCCTGGATGCGGCCGTCCGGGCCTATGATCGCGGCCAAGGCCAGTGGCCAACCATGCGCGTCGCCGAGCGTATCCGTCATGTGGAAACCTTCCTGGCACGCATGCGCGAGCAACGCGAAGCGGTGGTCAAGTTACTGATGTGGGAAATCGGCAAGAACCTCAAGGACTCCCAGAAGGAGTTCGACCGTACCTGCGACTACATCGTCGACACCATCAATGCCCTCAAGGAACTGGACCGGCGCTCCAGCCGCTTCGAACTCGAACAAGATACCCTCGGGCAGATCCGCCGCGTGCCCCTGGGCGTAGCCTTGTGCATGGGGCCCTACAACTATCCATTGAACGAAACCTTCACCACGTTGATTCCCGCCTTGATCATGGGTAACACCGTGGTGTTCAAGCCGGCCAAACTCGGGGTCCTGCTGATTCGTCCGTTGCTGGAGGCCTTCCGCGACAGCTTCCCGGCAGGCGTGATCAATGTGATTTACGGCAGCGGCCGGGAAACCGTCAGCGCGCTGATGGCCAGCGGCAAGATCGACATCTTCGCCTTCATCGGCACCAACAAGGCCGCCAGTGACCTGAAGAAACTCCACCCGCGCCCACACCGTTTGCGTGCTGCCCTGGGCCTGGACGCGAAGAACCCCGGGCTGGTGCTGCGGGACGTCGACCTCGACAACGCCGTCAGCGAGGCGCTGACCGGCTCGTTGTCATTCAACGGCCAGCGCTGCACGGCGTTGAAAATCCTGTTTGTCCATGAAGATGTGGCACCGGCGTTCATCGAAAAATTCAATGCCCGGCTCGCGGCCCTGAAACCCGGCATGCCGTGGGAAGACGGCGTGGCGCTGACGCCGTTGCCGGAGGCAGGCAAGGCCGACTATCTGCACTCGCTGGTGGCCGATGCGCTCGCCAAAGGCGCAGCGGTGACCAATGCCCACGGTGGCGAATCCCGCAGCTCGTTCTTCTACCCGGCCGTGCTCTATCCGGTGAATACCGCGATGCGGGTCTACCACGAAGAACAATTTGGCCCGGTCGTCCCCATCGTGCCGTACCGCGACCTCAATACCGTGGTCGATTACGTGCTCGAATCCGACTTCGGCCAACAGCTGAGTATTTTCGGCACCAATCCGGCCGAAGTCGGCAAGCTGGTGGACACCTTCGCCAACCAGGTCGGGCGCATCAACATCAACGCCCAGTGCCAGCGTGGCCCCGACACCTTCCCGTTCAACGGCCGGAAAAACTCCGCCGAGGGCACCTTGTCCGTGCACGATGCCCTGCGTACTTTTTCGATCCGCACCCTGGTGGCAACCAAGTTCCAGGACAACAACAAGGCGCTGATCAGCGACATCATCCGCGACCGGGACTCGAACTTCCTGAGCACCGACTACATTTTCTGA
- a CDS encoding endonuclease/exonuclease/phosphatase family protein: protein MTHDPDWRAVESVPLGSPAAVHRLRVLTVNTHKGFTALNRRFILPELREAVRSTGADLVFLQEVLGVHDRHASRYDNWPQTSQYEFLADSMWSDFAYGRNAVYPDGHHGNALLSKYPIRQFRNLDVSITGPERRGLLHCVLDVPGHAEVHGICVHLSLLESHRQLQLKLLCQLLDSLPDDAPVIIAGDFNDWQLRGNTALARRQYLHEAFEHHHGRPARTYPARFPLLRLDRIYLRNATSRAPQILGSKPWTHLSDHLPLSVEVHLSPPLKAAPYL, encoded by the coding sequence GTGACTCACGATCCCGACTGGCGGGCCGTCGAATCAGTGCCATTGGGCTCGCCTGCGGCGGTCCACCGGCTGCGGGTTCTGACGGTCAACACCCACAAGGGTTTCACCGCCCTCAACCGTCGTTTCATCCTGCCCGAATTGCGTGAAGCGGTGCGCAGTACCGGCGCCGACCTGGTGTTCCTGCAAGAAGTGCTGGGTGTACACGACCGCCACGCATCGCGCTACGACAACTGGCCGCAGACGTCGCAATACGAATTTCTCGCCGACAGTATGTGGAGCGACTTCGCCTACGGTCGCAACGCGGTGTACCCCGACGGCCATCACGGCAATGCCTTACTGTCCAAATACCCGATCCGCCAATTCCGCAACCTCGACGTCTCGATCACCGGCCCGGAACGACGGGGGTTGCTGCATTGCGTGCTGGACGTCCCCGGCCACGCCGAGGTCCATGGGATCTGCGTGCACCTGAGCCTTTTGGAAAGTCATCGCCAATTGCAGCTCAAACTGCTCTGCCAATTGCTCGACTCGCTGCCCGACGACGCCCCGGTGATCATCGCCGGCGATTTCAACGACTGGCAGTTGCGCGGCAATACCGCCCTGGCCCGCCGTCAATACCTGCACGAAGCCTTCGAGCACCATCACGGCCGCCCTGCCCGGACCTATCCGGCCCGCTTCCCCCTGCTGCGCCTGGACCGCATTTACCTGCGTAACGCCACCAGCCGTGCCCCACAAATCCTCGGCAGCAAACCCTGGACCCACCTGAGCGATCACCTGCCACTTTCGGTGGAAGTGCATCTATCCCCCCCCTTAAAAGCTGCGCCCTACCTGTAA
- a CDS encoding Lrp/AsnC family transcriptional regulator, translating to MTDDIDQILISALMEDSRRSLKALANLSGLSSPSVAERLRRLEERGVLRGYTVEVDPKCFGYQLQAIVRIRPLPGQLQEVERQIQAIAEFTECDKVTGDDCFIARLHVRSMEQLDTLLDRLNVLAETNTAIVKKTPVKRRLPPMA from the coding sequence ATGACTGACGACATCGACCAGATCCTCATCAGTGCCCTGATGGAAGACTCCCGGCGCTCCCTCAAGGCCCTGGCAAACCTCAGTGGCCTGTCGTCCCCCAGCGTCGCCGAACGACTTCGCCGGCTCGAAGAGCGCGGCGTACTCAGGGGCTACACCGTGGAGGTGGACCCGAAGTGCTTTGGCTATCAACTCCAGGCCATTGTGCGAATTCGCCCGCTACCGGGGCAGTTGCAGGAAGTGGAACGGCAGATCCAGGCCATCGCTGAATTTACCGAATGCGACAAGGTGACCGGTGACGACTGCTTCATCGCCCGGCTGCACGTGCGCTCGATGGAACAGCTGGACACGCTGCTGGACAGGCTCAATGTCCTGGCCGAGACCAATACGGCTATCGTCAAGAAGACGCCAGTCAAGCGGCGCTTGCCACCGATGGCGTGA